One segment of Coregonus clupeaformis isolate EN_2021a chromosome 38, ASM2061545v1, whole genome shotgun sequence DNA contains the following:
- the rnaseh2a gene encoding ribonuclease H2 subunit A has translation MDLDEFEADNSVSCRLASAIPDVCKTEDCCLGIDEAGRGPVLGPMVYGICFCPIGKKEDLKDLKVADSKTLTEAQREHLFRKLDEAKSFVGWALQILSPNTISTSMLQRSKYNLNALSHDAAIGLVQFALDSGVQLKEVFVDTVGPAEKYQEKLSQRFPGVEVTVRPKADSLFPIVSAASICAKVARDHSVKDWNFPEDLGEVDADYGSGYPNDPKTKAWLLKYLDPVFGYPQFVRFSWSTTQTLLDSKAVTVHWDDDEEDGEKAAARQNNTSMLSYFKAGSKTSAQQSNTHQTHRFFTERRLQSLATL, from the exons ATGGATCTCGATGAGTTTGAAGCAGACAACTCGGTGAGCTGTCGCCTGGCTTCAGCGATACCCGATGTCTGCAAGACAGAAGACTGCTGTTTGGGTATCGATGAAGCCGGCAGGGGGCCTGTACTGG GACCCATGGTCTACGGAATATGTTTCTGTCCCATCGGCAAAAAGGAAGATCTGAAGGACTTGAAAGTGGCAG ACTCGAAGACATTgacagaggcacagagagagcatCTATTCCGCAAGCTGGACGAGGCCAAGAGCTTTGTAGGCTGGGCTCTTCAGATCCTCTCACCCAACACTATCTCTACCAGCATGCTGCAGAG GTCCAAATACAACCTGAATGCTCTCTCTCATGACGCAGCCATTGGCCTGGTACAGTTCGCCCTGGACAGTGGAGTACAGCTCAAAGAG GTTTTTGTGGACACGGTGGGTCCTGCAGAGAAGTACCAGGAGAAACTGTCCCAGCGGTTCCCCGGGGTGGAGGTGACCGTACGACCCAAAGCTGACTCCCTCTTCCCCATCGTCAGCGCTGCCAGTATCTGTGCCAAG GTGGCCAGGGACCATTCAGTAAAAGACTGGAACTTTCCAGAAGACCTAGGAGAGGTGGATGCAGACTACGGCTCTGGCTACCCCAACG ACCCGAAGACGAAGGCGTGGCTGCTGAAGTACCTTGACCCGGTGTTTGGCTACCCTCAGTTTGTCAGGTTCAGCTGGAGCACCACACAGACCCTGCTGGACAGCAAGGCTGTCACCGTACACTG ggatgatgatgaggaggatggGGAGAAGGCTGCAGCACGTCAGAACAACACCTCCATGTTGTCCTACTTCAAGGCCGGCTCCAAGACCTCCGCCCAGCAGAgcaacacacaccagacacaccgcTTCTTCACCGAGAGGAGACTGCAGAGCCTGGCCACACTCTGA